Proteins encoded within one genomic window of Candidatus Zixiibacteriota bacterium:
- a CDS encoding 4Fe-4S binding protein has protein sequence MSNDDLAMHYVCTRENAHRLANRHSRFWVCNCGCREGRGFCTRSRIDVCLMFREDAGSSGSGIKEISFAQVEAIFDEAKEKNLVTRPFRNTEDKSVVDGICFCCDDCCGYFLNADEKCDKGTHLAQTNFEDCTHCGICVEVCYFKARSMQKSKLVVDDDKCYGCGLCVDICPESCIIMVPRL, from the coding sequence ATGAGTAATGATGATTTAGCCATGCACTATGTATGCACCCGGGAGAATGCCCATCGCCTGGCGAACAGGCATTCCCGATTCTGGGTTTGTAACTGCGGCTGCCGCGAGGGGCGCGGGTTTTGCACCCGTTCCCGTATCGATGTCTGCCTTATGTTCCGCGAAGATGCCGGTTCCAGCGGTTCCGGTATAAAAGAGATTTCATTTGCCCAGGTCGAGGCGATCTTTGATGAGGCCAAAGAGAAAAACCTGGTCACTCGTCCTTTCCGGAACACGGAGGACAAAAGCGTGGTCGACGGCATCTGTTTCTGCTGTGATGATTGCTGCGGGTATTTTCTCAACGCCGATGAGAAATGCGATAAGGGGACACATCTCGCCCAAACGAATTTCGAGGATTGCACCCACTGCGGTATTTGTGTCGAGGTCTGCTATTTCAAGGCCCGCAGTATGCAAAAAAGCAAGCTGGTGGTTGATGACGATAAATGCTACGGGTGCGGCCTCTGTGTCGATATCTGTCCGGAAAGCTGCATTATCATGGTTCCCCGGCTCTAA
- the glnA gene encoding type I glutamate--ammonia ligase translates to MVALDRLQKIVSEKNIEYIDVKFSDLLGEWHHITLPAEALTPELFRDGVGLDGSSLPGFTRIEKGDMIAIPDPETAFIDPFFEKPTLSFICDIMAVEKEIEPYSRNPRRVVRDAENYLQTVVPGAHSMLGPEFEFYLFDDVRFNQGPGEGYYFIDSEEAEWNAAGREGGKNLAYKVQYKGGYHAAPPKDRTFNLRSEMTTLLKEVGVAIKYHHHEVGGAGQHEIETKFDTMPKMADQSMMVKYFVKNHSFRCGKSATFMPKPLFNEPGSGMHVHLYLADKNGSIFYDKEGPAALSNEGLYFIGGLLMHAGAVLALTNPSTNSYKRLIPGFEAPVRGNYSVGNRTACVRIPGYQRNTLTYRFEFRPPDATCNPYLAYAAMVMAGMYGIKHKIDPGQPFDRDLTHMSEKELAQIPMLPTSLTKALDALEKDHQFLLEGGVFTTDLIESWIALKRKDVEQIRIRPHPWEFYLYYDK, encoded by the coding sequence ATGGTTGCGTTGGACAGGCTTCAGAAAATAGTCAGTGAGAAAAATATTGAGTATATCGATGTCAAATTCAGCGATCTCTTGGGCGAATGGCATCATATAACACTCCCGGCCGAGGCTCTCACCCCGGAGCTGTTCCGCGATGGTGTCGGCCTTGATGGCTCCTCGCTTCCGGGATTCACCCGCATCGAAAAAGGGGACATGATTGCTATCCCCGACCCCGAGACCGCCTTTATCGATCCGTTTTTTGAAAAACCGACCCTTTCGTTTATCTGCGATATAATGGCTGTCGAAAAAGAAATCGAACCTTATTCACGCAACCCGCGGCGGGTGGTGCGTGATGCCGAGAATTATTTACAGACCGTTGTACCGGGCGCCCATTCGATGCTCGGCCCGGAGTTTGAGTTCTACCTTTTCGATGATGTCCGGTTCAATCAGGGACCGGGGGAGGGGTACTATTTTATCGACTCCGAGGAGGCCGAATGGAACGCCGCCGGGCGGGAGGGTGGCAAAAACCTCGCTTACAAGGTGCAATATAAGGGCGGGTATCATGCCGCCCCCCCCAAAGACCGGACTTTCAATCTTCGTTCCGAAATGACCACCCTTTTAAAAGAAGTCGGAGTCGCCATAAAATATCACCATCACGAGGTTGGCGGCGCCGGCCAGCATGAAATCGAAACCAAGTTCGATACCATGCCGAAAATGGCCGACCAGTCGATGATGGTCAAATATTTCGTGAAAAATCATTCTTTCCGCTGCGGCAAGTCGGCCACTTTTATGCCCAAGCCGCTTTTCAACGAGCCGGGTTCCGGGATGCATGTTCATCTGTACCTGGCCGACAAGAATGGCTCCATATTTTATGATAAAGAGGGCCCGGCGGCGCTCTCCAATGAGGGGCTGTACTTTATCGGCGGGCTGCTCATGCATGCCGGGGCGGTGCTGGCGTTGACCAACCCCTCCACCAATTCCTATAAGCGGCTGATCCCCGGTTTTGAGGCGCCGGTTCGCGGAAACTACTCGGTCGGCAATCGCACCGCCTGTGTCCGGATACCGGGGTACCAGCGGAATACCCTGACTTACCGATTTGAATTCCGTCCTCCCGATGCCACCTGCAACCCGTATCTGGCTTATGCCGCCATGGTCATGGCCGGAATGTACGGTATCAAACATAAAATCGACCCCGGGCAGCCGTTCGACCGCGACCTGACCCATATGTCCGAGAAAGAGCTGGCGCAGATACCGATGCTTCCCACCTCGCTCACCAAGGCGCTCGATGCGCTGGAAAAAGACCACCAGTTTCTTCTCGAGGGAGGGGTATTCACCACCGATTTGATTGAATCCTGGATTGCGCTGAAGCGTAAGGACGTGGAGCAGATTCGTATCCGTCCCCACCCCTGGGAGTTCTATTTGTACTATGATAAATGA
- a CDS encoding SDR family oxidoreductase — translation MISLKNKLALVTGASSGIGEATAHLFAQQGVRLLLVARRMDRLEKLAKNLKKKYEIETFCLQMDVQNQREVEGRLEALPIGWKKVDILVNNAGLSRGLDKLHEGKLSDWEEMIDTNIKGLLYVSRVVIPWMVKRGKGDIVNIGSIAGHELYPGGNVYCATKFAVDALTKGMQIDLVDTPLRVSAVDPGMVETEFSMVRFHGDNERAGKVYQGVAPLTGEDVAEAILFCVTRPPHVNIHQVRIMPTCQAGAMVLHRKG, via the coding sequence ATGATATCTCTTAAGAATAAGCTTGCTCTGGTAACCGGGGCTTCCTCCGGGATTGGTGAGGCGACTGCTCATCTATTTGCCCAACAGGGTGTCAGGCTTCTTTTGGTCGCCCGAAGGATGGATCGGCTGGAAAAGCTGGCCAAGAACCTCAAGAAGAAATATGAAATCGAGACATTCTGTCTCCAAATGGATGTCCAGAACCAGAGGGAGGTGGAGGGAAGACTGGAGGCACTCCCGATTGGATGGAAAAAGGTCGATATTCTGGTCAATAACGCCGGCCTGAGCCGCGGCCTGGATAAGCTCCATGAGGGGAAATTGAGCGATTGGGAAGAGATGATCGACACCAATATTAAGGGGCTTCTCTATGTCAGCCGGGTGGTGATCCCCTGGATGGTTAAAAGGGGCAAGGGGGATATTGTCAATATCGGGTCGATTGCAGGGCATGAGCTTTACCCCGGCGGGAATGTCTACTGCGCAACCAAGTTTGCCGTTGATGCCCTCACCAAGGGGATGCAGATTGATCTGGTCGATACCCCGCTCCGCGTCAGCGCGGTTGATCCCGGGATGGTGGAAACGGAGTTTTCGATGGTCCGATTCCACGGCGACAACGAACGGGCGGGGAAAGTCTATCAGGGGGTAGCGCCGCTAACCGGTGAGGATGTAGCCGAGGCGATCCTGTTCTGCGTGACCCGGCCGCCGCACGTGAATATCCATCAGGTGCGTATCATGCCGACCTGCCAGGCTGGGGCGATGGTTTTACACCGGAAGGGATAA
- a CDS encoding SDR family NAD(P)-dependent oxidoreductase gives MRSLKDLVVVVTGASQGIGEGIARQFASEGAKITLTARNKERLLRVAASLGIDRKNYMVVTADITRRSGMKKIVASTIRKFGRIDIFVNNAGVGIHKPLIETTEQEFDTIFDTNLKAVYFSFLELLPQLKKQGGGQIINISSGAGRIGVPGLAAYSSSKAALNAFSEAVAGEVRNDNIKISVLAPASTDTKLMSNMSRQSHSPSKAALKLTVNEVAEAVIFLAKQNKNAWTSMADIRPLLINK, from the coding sequence ATGCGGTCTCTGAAAGATCTGGTCGTGGTTGTCACCGGCGCCAGCCAGGGTATCGGCGAGGGAATCGCCCGGCAGTTTGCCTCCGAGGGCGCCAAAATCACTCTTACCGCCCGCAACAAAGAGAGACTCCTCCGGGTGGCCGCAAGTCTCGGGATCGACCGCAAAAATTATATGGTTGTCACCGCCGATATCACCCGCCGTTCGGGAATGAAAAAAATTGTCGCTTCCACGATCAGAAAATTCGGCCGGATAGATATTTTTGTCAATAATGCCGGGGTCGGTATCCACAAACCTTTGATCGAAACGACCGAGCAGGAATTCGATACTATTTTCGATACCAATTTGAAGGCTGTCTATTTCAGTTTTCTGGAGCTTCTTCCCCAACTGAAAAAGCAAGGGGGCGGGCAGATAATAAATATCTCCTCGGGCGCCGGTCGGATCGGTGTCCCAGGGCTGGCGGCCTATTCTTCCTCGAAAGCGGCGCTTAATGCTTTCTCCGAGGCGGTCGCCGGCGAGGTACGCAACGATAATATCAAAATATCGGTTCTCGCGCCCGCCTCCACCGATACCAAACTGATGTCGAATATGTCGCGGCAGTCGCATTCGCCATCGAAAGCGGCGCTGAAATTGACCGTTAATGAAGTCGCCGAGGCAGTCATATTCCTTGCCAAACAGAACAAAAATGCCTGGACCTCTATGGCCGATATCCGGCCGTTGCTGATTAATAAATGA